In the Chloroflexia bacterium SDU3-3 genome, one interval contains:
- a CDS encoding STAS domain-containing protein: MTEEVIRREEFNDVVVLHICTTSIDAISAAAIEAACTDMRPITVLDFDNVAFINSAGISALLKFVVSARKSGYKLFAMHVSPHHQKIFKMVEMSRFMPTIEERDLSAYR; the protein is encoded by the coding sequence GCGCGAAGAATTTAACGACGTTGTCGTGCTCCATATCTGCACCACCAGCATCGATGCGATCTCGGCGGCGGCGATCGAGGCGGCTTGCACCGACATGCGCCCTATCACCGTGCTGGACTTCGATAATGTGGCCTTCATCAACTCGGCGGGCATCTCGGCGCTGCTGAAGTTCGTGGTCTCGGCGCGCAAGTCGGGGTACAAGCTGTTTGCGATGCATGTCAGCCCGCACCATCAGAAGATCTTCAAGATGGTTGAGATGTCGCGATTCATGCCCACTATCGAAGAGCGCGATCTTTCCGCCTACCGCTGA
- a CDS encoding YtxH domain-containing protein produces the protein MAKQSTIVRESQKRAAELMEEVKRQSRPRRWPWQPKTIRDMLDERRADLVEQAMERSAQLAQAASEQRDLALAEARRQARPRRWPWQPPTAYDKLSVRRDRALSLATERASALSEAAQARRDQLMAEARRQARPRRWPWQPPTAYDKLSVQRDRALSLATERAHTLSEAAQAHASDLQGKLSAAVPVIQAQRDHLVAEARRQARPRRWPWQPPTAYDKLSVQRAHALGLASEQASILGERAHTLGEAAQAHASDLQGKLTAAVPVIQDRAAKASHRARKRAQAAADVVQQQLSAAPAHLSSAAESLRESAGSVATSARTAALAPVGAVRDQVSAGQHALSEGVHAGRRRVRRGLRVGRLLIWATLVGGILALLFAPRSGDETRRNIAGLWQNISRSLAPSAA, from the coding sequence GTGGCAAAACAATCAACTATCGTGCGCGAGAGCCAGAAACGCGCAGCCGAGCTTATGGAAGAGGTCAAGCGCCAGTCGCGCCCACGTCGCTGGCCCTGGCAGCCCAAGACCATCCGCGACATGCTCGATGAGCGCCGCGCCGATTTGGTCGAGCAGGCCATGGAGCGCAGCGCCCAGCTTGCCCAGGCCGCATCCGAGCAGCGCGATCTGGCCCTGGCCGAGGCGCGTCGGCAGGCGCGGCCCCGCCGGTGGCCGTGGCAGCCGCCCACCGCCTACGACAAGCTCTCGGTTCGGCGCGACCGCGCCCTGAGCCTGGCCACCGAGCGCGCCAGCGCCCTCAGCGAGGCAGCCCAGGCCCGCCGCGACCAGCTGATGGCCGAGGCGCGTCGGCAGGCGCGGCCCCGCCGGTGGCCGTGGCAGCCGCCTACCGCCTACGACAAGCTCTCGGTCCAGCGCGACCGCGCCCTGAGCCTGGCCACCGAGCGCGCCCATACGCTGAGCGAGGCCGCCCAGGCTCACGCCAGCGATCTGCAGGGCAAGCTCAGCGCGGCGGTGCCTGTCATCCAGGCCCAGCGCGATCATCTGGTGGCCGAGGCGCGTCGGCAGGCGCGGCCCCGCCGGTGGCCGTGGCAACCGCCCACCGCCTACGACAAGCTCTCGGTCCAGCGCGCCCACGCGCTGGGGCTGGCCAGCGAGCAGGCCAGCATCCTCGGCGAGCGCGCCCACACGCTGGGCGAGGCCGCCCAGGCTCACGCCAGCGACCTGCAGGGCAAGCTCACTGCGGCGGTGCCCGTCATCCAAGATCGGGCGGCCAAGGCCTCGCACCGCGCCCGCAAGCGCGCCCAGGCTGCCGCCGATGTGGTGCAGCAGCAGCTCTCGGCGGCCCCGGCCCACCTCAGCAGCGCGGCCGAAAGCCTGCGCGAGTCGGCTGGCAGCGTGGCGACGAGCGCCCGCACCGCCGCGCTGGCCCCCGTCGGTGCGGTTCGCGACCAGGTGTCCGCCGGGCAGCACGCGCTCAGCGAGGGCGTGCACGCTGGTCGCCGCCGCGTGCGGCGTGGCCTGCGCGTGGGCCGCCTGCTGATCTGGGCCACTCTTGTGGGTGGCATCCTGGCCCTGCTGTTCGCCCCGCGCTCCGGCGACGAGACCCGCCGCAATATCGCCGGGCTCTGGCAGAACATCTCGCGCTCGCTGGCCCCCAGCGCCGCCTAG
- a CDS encoding response regulator, with protein MTPLNSPVEVERHVLIVEDDPATRRLYKFLLSNAGYSVLEAVDGVAALEQLSLHRCSLVISDMNMPRMDGLELTKTIRRDHPELYVIIITAFGTPDVEKQALRVGANDYLTKPFEFEELERRIRLVFEGSTAASQPAPSSTIGNAS; from the coding sequence ATGACGCCCCTGAATAGTCCAGTAGAAGTAGAGCGGCACGTGCTGATCGTCGAGGATGACCCAGCGACCCGAAGGCTCTACAAATTTCTTCTGAGCAACGCAGGCTATTCGGTACTAGAGGCCGTCGATGGGGTTGCCGCGCTTGAGCAGCTTTCGCTCCATCGCTGTAGCTTGGTCATCAGTGACATGAACATGCCCCGTATGGATGGTCTAGAGCTAACCAAAACCATTCGGCGCGACCACCCAGAACTCTATGTCATCATCATCACCGCGTTTGGGACGCCCGATGTTGAAAAGCAGGCCCTGCGTGTGGGCGCAAACGACTATCTGACCAAACCTTTTGAGTTCGAGGAACTAGAGCGGCGCATCCGGCTTGTCTTTGAAGGCAGCACGGCAGCCAGCCAGCCAGCCCCCTCCAGCACAATTGGAAACGCATCGTAG
- a CDS encoding response regulator — MTTTPQFSGLQLPTPHVLVVDDDTGVRDVCVRALRLHGYRVGSAENGRVALQKLCDDSYDLVLTDLQMPEMGGIRLLQELRKISTDTDVIVFTAYGTFESAREALRLGAVDYLTKPLELEDLDRTVRRTLEWRKIRQEKQRLSEIVALYEISQTFTTTLDTTTAVREIVNLLWRRFLPHSLSLSLYHPDDHALELLAQRGCATAATPGTTVALYSCDPAQLTQAHNYLAGGEEIPGPGYEESVVLQTRTGPVGLLRLTRNGDQPLFGSAERTMLAVVASQIAAALENSRLYQQLKEQHIQTIAALAASIEARDPHTSGHSEQVMRYAVRLAEYSGMAHEKIERLRYGALLHDIGKIGIRDYVLLKPGPLTSEEQTIMQQHPVIGAEILRQIRALGDVIPIIEDHHERIDGHGYPYGKRGEELSEEARILAIADAYDAMTSNRAYRKAMPPQEALTRLLRGRGTSWDTRLVDLFVAMIEQEGDTLLLEDRAPQLVVDGPLGRPMLARENGA; from the coding sequence ATGACCACGACCCCGCAGTTTAGTGGCCTGCAGCTGCCAACGCCGCATGTGCTGGTGGTGGATGATGATACAGGCGTCCGCGACGTGTGCGTGCGAGCGCTCCGGCTCCATGGGTATCGGGTTGGATCTGCGGAAAATGGGCGCGTGGCGCTGCAGAAGCTCTGCGACGATTCGTACGACTTGGTGCTGACCGACCTGCAGATGCCCGAGATGGGCGGCATCCGGCTGCTGCAGGAGCTGCGCAAGATCTCGACCGACACCGACGTGATCGTCTTCACCGCCTATGGCACCTTCGAGTCGGCGCGCGAGGCGCTGCGGCTCGGCGCGGTGGACTACCTCACCAAGCCGCTTGAGCTGGAAGATCTGGACCGCACCGTGCGCCGCACCCTTGAGTGGCGCAAGATCCGGCAGGAGAAGCAGCGGCTGTCGGAGATCGTGGCGCTCTACGAGATCAGCCAGACCTTCACCACCACGCTGGACACGACCACCGCCGTGCGCGAGATCGTCAACCTGCTCTGGCGGCGCTTCCTGCCGCACTCGCTGTCGCTGTCGCTCTACCACCCCGACGACCACGCGCTTGAGCTGCTGGCCCAGCGCGGCTGCGCGACCGCCGCCACGCCAGGCACCACCGTGGCGCTCTACTCGTGCGACCCAGCCCAGCTCACCCAGGCCCACAACTACCTGGCGGGCGGCGAGGAGATCCCAGGCCCGGGCTACGAGGAGTCGGTCGTGCTGCAGACCCGCACCGGCCCAGTGGGGCTGCTGCGCCTAACCCGCAACGGCGACCAGCCGCTGTTTGGCAGCGCCGAACGGACCATGCTGGCGGTGGTGGCATCGCAGATCGCAGCAGCGCTTGAGAATAGCCGACTCTACCAGCAGCTGAAAGAGCAGCACATCCAGACAATCGCCGCGCTGGCCGCCTCGATCGAGGCCCGCGACCCCCACACCAGCGGGCACTCTGAGCAAGTGATGCGCTACGCCGTGCGGCTGGCCGAGTACTCGGGCATGGCGCACGAGAAGATCGAGCGGCTGCGCTACGGGGCGCTGCTGCACGATATCGGCAAGATCGGCATACGCGACTATGTGCTGCTGAAGCCGGGGCCGCTGACCAGCGAGGAGCAGACGATCATGCAGCAGCACCCGGTGATCGGGGCCGAGATCCTGCGGCAGATCCGGGCGCTGGGCGATGTCATACCGATCATCGAAGATCACCACGAGCGGATCGACGGCCACGGCTACCCCTACGGCAAGCGCGGCGAGGAGCTGAGCGAGGAGGCGCGCATCCTCGCTATCGCCGATGCCTACGATGCGATGACCTCGAACCGCGCCTACCGCAAGGCCATGCCCCCGCAGGAGGCGCTCACGCGGCTGCTGCGCGGGCGCGGCACCAGCTGGGACACGCGCCTGGTCGATCTGTTTGTGGCGATGATCGAGCAAGAGGGCGACACGCTGCTGCTTGAGGATCGCGCGCCGCAGCTGGTGGTGGATGGCCCGCTCGGCAGGCCAATGCTAGCCAGGGAAAATGGCGCGTAG